A stretch of the Vitis vinifera cultivar Pinot Noir 40024 chromosome 16, ASM3070453v1 genome encodes the following:
- the LOC100255500 gene encoding ABC transporter B family member 1: MAAAMFPAGILEVGCWMHASERQVSRLRLAFLRAALNQEIGAFDTDLTSGKIISGISSHMSIIQDAIGEKLGHFLSNIATCFSGILIAAICCWEVSLLTLLVVPLVLVTGATYSKKMNAISAAKMHFLSEATSMIEQTLSQIKTVFAFVGESTAAKSFSECMDKQFRISKREAIIKGVGTGLFQTVTTCCWALIIWVGAIVVTAKRSSGGDIIAAVMSILFGAISLTYAAPDIQIFNSAKAAGNEVFQVIKRKPAISYDSEGKTLEKINGNIDMQDVYFTYPSRKERLILDGFSFSIPAGKVVALVGSSGCGKSTVISLVARFYDPSQVSIPPGEILIDNYNIKDLDLKFLRKNIGAVFQEPSLFSGTIKDNIKVGSMEADDQEVQNVALMANAHSFITQLPDQYSTEVGERGVQLSGGQKQRIAIARAIIKNPPILLLDEATSALDSESEKLVQAAIEKAMQGRTVILIAHRMSTVINADMIAVIENGQVKETGTHSDLLDTSNFYNNLFNMQNLCPDQGSRVTDLTEENASTDQEISFQDLDQSEEPNKHPRDALKEEEQRVRGKRVQFFRIWFGLKKSELIKTAIGSFAAALSGISKPFFGYFIITIGVAYYKEDAKQRVGLYSILFSLIGLLSLFTHTLQHYFFGVIGEKAMTNLRQALYSGILNNELAWFEKPENNVGSLTSRIINDTSTVKTIISDRMSVIVQCISSILIATIVTMKLNWRMGLVAWAVMPCHFIGGLIQAKFAKGFSSGSAAAHCELVALASESATNMKTIASFCHEDFILDKAKIALEPPMRKSRRASIKYGIIQGFSLCLWNIAHAVALWYTAVLVERDQATFENGIRSYQIFSLTVPSITELWTLIPTVISAISILTPTFKTLDRKTEIEPDTPENSHAEKIKGRIEFQNVSFNYPLRPEVTVLNNFCLQIEAGSKVALVGPSGAGKSSVLALILRFYDPRAGRILIDRKDIRNYNLRRLRSRIGLVQQEPLLFSSSIRDNICYGNDGASETEIIEVAREARIHEFISNLSHGYDTVVGQKGCQLSGGQKQRIAIARTLLKRPAILLLDEATSALDTQSERAVVSALESTKLNNNGDLSRTTQITVAHRLSTVINSDTIIVMDKGEIVEMGPHSTLIAVSDGLYSKLVQLQSLGEN; the protein is encoded by the exons ATGGCTGCCGCCATGTTTCCTGCCGGAATACTAG AGGTTGGGTGTTGGATGCATGCAAGTGAAAGACAGGTCTCACGTCTACGACTAGCATTCCTGAGGGCAGCCCTTAACCAGGAGATTGGAGCTTTTGACACTGATCTAACAAGTGGAAAAATCATCAGTGGAATAAGCAGCCACATGAGTATCATACAAGATGCTATAGGGGAGAAG TTGGGCCATTTTCTATCAAACATCGCAACGTGCTTCTCTGGAATATTGATCGCTGCCATTTGCTGTTGGGAAGTTTCACTGCTCACCTTGTTGGTTGTTCCTTTGGTTCTTGTGACTGGAGCCACTTATAGCAAGAAGATGAATGCCATTTCAGCTGCAAAAATGCATTTCCTGTCAGAAGCCACATCCATGATAGAACAG ACACTATCTCAAATCAAAACAGTATTTGCATTCGTGGGAGAGAGTACTGCTGCCAAGTCTTTCTCAGAGTGCATGGACAAACAGTTCAGGATAAGCAAGAGAGAGGCAATAATAAAGGGAGTTGGGACAGGTTTGTTTCAAACTGTAACCACCTGTTGCTGGGCTCTGATCATTTGGGTTGGAGCCATTGTTGTCACAGCCAAGAGATCAAGTGGAGGAGACATCATAGCGGCAGTGATGAGCATTCTCTTTGGAGCTAT ATCACTCACTTATGCTGCACCAGACATTCAAATCTTTAATAGTGCAAAGGCTGCAGGAAATGAGGTTTTTCAGGTGATCAAAAGAAAACCTGCCATAAGCTATGATTCTGAAGGGAAAACACTCGAGAAGATCAATGGCAATATTGACATGCAGGATGTATACTTCACCTACCCATCCCGGAAAGAGAGATTAATCCTTGatggattttcattttccatcccAGCAGGAAAGGTGGTGGCTTTAGTGGGTAGTAGTGGGTGTGGGAAGAGCACTGTCATCTCCCTAGTTGCGAGATTCTATGATCCATCACAAG TGAGCATCCCTCCAGGTGAGATTCTCATTGACAACTACAACATTAAGGATCTAGACTTGAAGTTCCTCCGAAAGAACATAGGAGCAGTATTTCAAGAGCCATCGCTCTTTTCTGGCACCATCAAGGATAACATTAAAGTAGGAAGCATGGAAGCAGATGATCAAGAAGTCCAGAATGTAGCATTGATGGCAAATGCACACTCTTTCATAACCCAACTCCCAGATCAGTACTCAACAGAG GTAGGAGAAAGAGGAGTGCAATTATCAGGTGGACAAAAACAGAGAATAGCAATAGCAAGAGCCATTATAAAGAATCCTCCAATTCTTTTACTTGATGAGGCCACAAGTGCACTTGATTCAGAGTCAGAGAAGCTGGTTCAAGCTGCTATTGAGAAAGCTATGCAGGGGAGAACAGTCATCTTGATTGCACACAGGATGTCAACTGTGATTAATGCAGATATGATTGCAGTCATAGAGAATGGCCAAGTTAAAGAGACGGGAACACACAGCGACTTGCTAGATACCAGCAATttctataataatttatttaacatGCAGAACCTCTGTCCAGACCAAGGCTCAAG AGTTACAGATCTTACTGAAGAAAATGCAAGTACAGACCAAGAGATTTCATTTCAAGACCTGGACCAATCTGAGGAACCCAACAAACATCCTAGAGATGCTTTGAAGGAAGAGGAACAGAGGGTTAGAGGGAAAAGAGTTCAGTTTTTCAGAATCTGGTTTGGCTTGAAGAAAAGTGAGCTTATAAAGACTGCTATTGGCTCATTTGCAGCAGCTCTTTCTGGCATCTCAAAGCCCTTTTTTGGATACTTCATCATAACAATAGGAGTAGCCTATTACAAGGAAGACGCAAAGCAACGAGTTGGATTGTATTCAATCCTCTTCTCTCTAATAGGGCTGCTTTCATTATTCACTCACACCTTGCAGCATTACTTCTTTGGAGTAATTGGAGAGAAGGCCATGACTAACCTTAGACAAGCCCTGTATTCAG GCATACTAAACAATGAATTAGCGTGGTTCGAGAAACCTGAGAATAATGTTGGCTCACTTACCTCACGGATCATCAATGATACCTCAACGGTCAAAACCATAATCTCGGATCGTATGTCTGTTATCGTCCAATGTATCTCCTCCATACTGATTGCAACAATAGTAACCATGAAACTTAACTGGAGAATGGGTCTTGTAGCTTGGGCTGTGATGCCTTGCCACTTCATTGGTGGCCTGATTCAAGCCAAGTTTGCCAAAGGATTTTCAAGTGGCTCTGCTGCTGCACATTGTGAACTTGTTGCCCTTGCTTCTGAATCTGCAACCAACATGAAAACAATTGCCTCATTTTGTCATGAAGATTTCATACTTGACAAAGCCAAAATTGCTTTGGAACCTCCAATGAGAAAGAGCAGGAGAGCAAGCATCAAGTATGGGATCATTCAAGGCTTCTCACTTTGCTTGTGGAACATTGCACATGCTGTTGCTTTGTGGTATACAGCAGTTTTGGTGGAAAGAGATCAAGCTACTTTTGAGAATGGTATAAGATCGTACCAGATTTTCTCCCTCACTGTGCCTTCAATCACAGAACTGTGGACACTGATCCCCACAGTCATCTCCGCCATCAGTATTCTAACTCCTACATTCAAAACCCTTGACCGGAAAACTGAAATTGAACCGGATACACCAGAGAATTCACATGCTGAGAAGATCAAAGGGCGAATCGAATTTCAAAATGTTAGTTTTAATTACCCACTAAGACCAGAAGTGACTGTTCTCAACAACTTCTGCTTACAAATTGAAGCTGGATCAAAAGTGGCTCTTGTGGGGCCAAGTGGAGCCGGAAAATCCTCAGTTTTGGCCCTTATACTGAGATTCTATGATCCTAGGGCAGGAAGGATACTGATTGACAGAAAGGATATAAGGAATTACAATCTAAGAAGATTGAGGTCACGGATAGGATTGGTACAGCAAGAGCCTCTGCTTTTCAGCTCCTCAATCAGAGATAACATCTGCTATGGGAATGATGGAGCTTCTGAAACTGAAATTATAGAGGTAGCAAGGGAAGCACGGATACATGAGTTCATAAGTAATTTGTCTCATGGATATGATACAGTTGTGGGGCAGAAGGGCTGCCAACTTTCTGGAGGACAAAAGCAGAGAATAGCCATTGCTAGAACTCTACTAAAGAGGCCAGCAATTTTACTCCTGGATGAAGCAACAAGTGCCCTTGATACTCAGTCTGAAAGAGCTGTAGTGAGTGCTCTGGAATCAACAAAACTGAACAACAATGGTGACTTATCCAGAACCACACAGATCACTGTTGCACATAGGCTTTCCACGGTGATCAACTCAGATACCATAATAGTTATGGACAAAGGTGAGATTGTGGAGATGGGTCCTCACTCAACCCTGATAGCAGTATCTGATGGGCTTTACTCCAAATTGGTCCAGCTCCAGAGTTTGGGAGAGAATTAA
- the LOC100245217 gene encoding protein SPIRAL1-like 1, with translation MGRGVSSGGGQSSLGYLFGSGEAPKPASNNAPVPPSEAPAVNNGPSPKPTAPAQPVDVTKQIPAGIHGNLANNYYRADGQNCGNFITDRPSTKVHAAPGGGSSLGYLFGGGGGSGN, from the exons ATGGGTCGTGGAGTTAGCAGTGGTGGAGGACAAAGTTCCTTGGGTTACCTGTTTGGGAGTGGAGAGGCACCAAAACCAGCCTCAAACAATGCCCCAGTGCCTCCAAGTGAAGCTCCTGCTGTAAATAATGGACCATCCCCCAAGCCTACCGCTCCTGCTCAACCAGTAGATGTTACCAAACAGATTCCGGCAGGTATCCATGGTAATCTGGCAAATAACTACTACCGAGCAGATGGTCAGAACTGTGGAAACTTCATCACG GATCGTCCCTCAACTAAGGTCCATGCTGCTCCAGGTGGTGGATCATCCTTGGGTTACCTctttggtggtggtggtggtagtgGTAATTGA
- the LOC132255270 gene encoding ABC transporter B family member 19-like gives MDVKKKKKTEGDGDTAMGEEALPFHKLLSYADGLDWVLMALGTLGSIVHGLAQPVGYLLLGKALDAYGTNIKDPEAMVDALYKVQIHIYIYRSLISIPVSKPNCRY, from the coding sequence ATGGacgtgaagaagaagaagaagactgaGGGAGATGGTGATACAGCAATGGGGGAGGAGGCTCTGCCATTTCATAAGCTTTTGAGCTATGCAGATGGTTTGGATTGGGTTCTCATGGCACTGGGCACCTTGGGCTCCATTGTCCATGGCCTGGCCCAACCAGTAGGGTACTTGCTGCTTGGCAAAGCCCTCGACGCATATGGGACCAACATCAAGGATCCCGAAGCCATGGTTGATGCCCTCTACAAGGTACAgattcatatatacatatatagaaGTCTCATATCAATTCCAGTTTCTAAACCAAATTGCAGATACTAG